A region of the Bradysia coprophila strain Holo2 unplaced genomic scaffold, BU_Bcop_v1 contig_232, whole genome shotgun sequence genome:
tagggtctGAAACTGAaactgtcattaatagcacttttgcttcaAGTGAATTGGTCAAAGTGTAGTGGAACATTTGCCGTTTGTGACagtttaaatttatgacttaaGGGAAATGATGGACCGTAAtttaaacaaggcatcagaacagtcggagcgtttgctgcgacttagccccgtacaacccgcaatcctatttcgtccgcaaccataatacgtccgtagccctaataagcccggaaccctaatacgtctacaaccctctaatgcgtatgttaccaaaatgcaagtcaagttgggaattgtcaaatttactgaaagtgttcatttttaaaattgcgcatagcgcaattacgaaagcccgtacgaagtacctctcaaataaaaccaacaattttcgacattattttagaaacccaaaattttttgccaactttccattgggtattcaattacctctcaaatgaaacaaaaactagcaaaatcggttgagatttgctcgatttatgtggaaaaagcacttagggccgagtagcggccttagtgcaagggcccaaatttgaacttttttttgccatcattctattcggcattcaattatctctcaaatgaaacaaaaactagcaaaattggatgagatttactcgatttatgtgcaaaaaacacttagggcgagtggcggccttagtccaagggcccaaatttgaaacttttttcgccacgttcttttcggtattcaactaccttccataaaaaactaaatctagcaaaatcggatgagatttactcgatttatgtgcaaaaaacacttagggccgagtaacgacctttgagccctcccaacaagcccacgttacatcttacccaaaaacaatgttcagcaactttgttctactcgtcaatacctttcatttgatatatcacaagcagctattgcgtgcgtatttcggtagatatcgtcgaaagactgaaaaacacctatagggccctagctctggaggggccgaccctaccatgcccattttcgaacttgaccttacttttgtcgataccaatcggggaaaaaaagaattttgaaaaaaggttgtgatttactctagctagaggggtcacggacggacggacggacggacattttttttattgcggattcgtcatctatgaacataaccaaatgctttgcccttactgtctgcttccaattcgacgtgttacaaacggcatattaatcttataagcccccagtacttcgtacggggcttaaaaaaaaaattgttcatccCTGCCGTTCCGTCGCGTCGGCTCTAACTGGCTTTGCAGGTCTGACGAGCAgaatgaatttgaaataaacaaGATGTGATCTTATGTTAAGGacgttttcgttatttttcgTGTCAAAAGACTAGAAAGTTCATAATATAGCCCTTcgagtaaaaaatattttatttccacaaactttaaaattattgtctCACAGAAGTAAAACGATGAACAAGAGTCACGAAGTGAAATTCGTGCCGACACGCAAAACAAGCGACAACCATGTATCAAGTGGAGATCATTTGTTGCACATGTGCATCGAGTATATAAGTCGAAGATCATCGAAGATCATTGGCGACCTCTCTATATTTAGTTTATCAAAATCGTGTTACAAAGGTGATTGTAGTAATAACAAATAGCGTCACTTAGTCTCAATATTTATCTAATTATGTAGTTTATGCGCAACTACCTACTCGTTTGAATTGGGCAAGAcacgaaaaaaagaaaaagaaccaAAATTCACTTCTTATGCTGAACAgatttcttctctttttctttttttgatgaaaccaaaaaatgttatttacacaacaaaacaaattagtTTGTGTGGTATACACCAcactgaaaattaaatttatggtGGCAAACAATTaccgaattttcatttcatcaaaaatagaAGATATATAAATTCGTGTTGTTACTATTGTCGAAGAATTTAGTCGTTTTTTGTTCATTGCGACGAGCggtcaattaaaataattaattattttggtcGGCACACTttcgttcaaatttcaaaattcactgaactttttttatttcctgtGATACGAAAATGGCAGTTGCTACCTCTGTTCCTGATAGTACGAGTGAAATTAAGTTTGAACGtgttaaatttcaatatttggcCGTTCTTTGTGGTAATACttctttttgaattaaatgcaAAGTTTGGAGTTGAATGTAGTGAAAGTGATAAAATCCTTTCCGccttttgattgaaaaattacaaaaatattgagtGAGATCATCTTTTCATTCTTCCCGTTTCTGGTTTTGTTTTATGTGATAAATTTATTGCAGCGAAGCAAATGAATCGAATTTTTGCATTAAATCAGCAACGCGTGTGTAAAACTTTCTTCACATGCCAaaattaaaagatttatttttagttctaATTTTCAACCAAGTCAAATCAatgattcattttctttacatGCTTCTGCACCGAAAACCGTTTCTTTCATctatgatgtttttttgtcggtgccctcagcatgtaatagttatttgtgtatctgttttggacgattgtttttaggcaatttcgcttgttgtagcccgaacgaagtgagggctacatgcgaaagtgcctaaaaccaatcgtccaaaacagatactcaaaaaaattttcatgtaaggggtcgaaaacctgagaaaaatatcgaaactccctcattttcggccccgacacatgaaaaaaattgtacgtATCTcggacaaaaaattaaaagtcacgTTTTCGCTTGGTCATTGTCCTCGGCTCTCATCGGACCAACAAAATTCATGCGAAAAATCGACTTTTAAACTTTTCCGTCCTTGTGACGTAAGTATtaattttaaagacaaatATTACTATTGAGATTGTTACTTCTTCTTTTACacggaaaaatataaaataccGATATAGGACGAGTACGACTTACGTGTTAGACTCAAATACTACATCTCGTTACGATCAATCCACATCAAAGTCGTTAAATTGTACGTCCTACTCGCAAAATATACAAAAGAGTCATCCATTAGTCTTGCCATTGCCATTCGAAGAacttaaatataaattgtgcGTAAGAGATATAGTATTGGAGTCTCACACGTAAATCGTACTCGTCCTTTCGTACATCggtattttagttttttcggTGCAAGTATATTTTATGGATGtacttcaaatcttttacttcattagttttagcaTACATAAGATTAAGCCAGCTCATTGCCTATTTATGGCTTCCCTCTTATGACAACAGATGAAAAACAGCTTGAGATTTTCACCGAAAAGGAATGGAGTGTCACTGTGTCAATTATATGATCAAGTAAACTCGAAATAAATCTTCATCGcccatttagatcaattttcaAGATATCTTCTGATGAACATTCTTAAGGACACTGTCCTACAAAAGCGAACTGCGTGATAATaagatttaataaaatgaatcagTCTAATGAGCAATGAACATGGCTTAATCACCTCCGATTTATTGACCTGTAATTAGTGTATTGTGAATGTTCTAGAAACGTAAAACTGTTCGTTCGATATAAAAaggtgaagaaaaaatttacttaTCCGCAGAACTGTAAATGGATATCGGGTGTCGGGGTAGGGTAAAATATTCAGATGATTCCATTAGTTCGTTTATCAGAAACCTGCAGCGAAGAACTACTTGACTTAAataagtttgaaaaaaaaatcacatttgaAGTTATCAGAAACTTCTTCTGAGTCATGACCTTCACGGTGAAAAAGGTGAACactaagaaaattgtttctcacattgcaaaattttgtgcaattgatctttataaaaaaaatttaaagtaataTCTCATAAACATCACAACACGATCATGATCATGAACATGATCTTGGGGCCAGgtcgttttcaaaaatagaaacacaaccaaatgtaacaaaaatcaACTGCACAATGCtcgttttcgaaatgatttaaaaaattcttatctTATGCAGCTAATTGCATGTGCGCTTTAATGTAAGGAATGAGCATTCGAAGCATTAGAGCTAAACTATTCATTGAAAGATATGAAACAATTGGATGAATGTGTAATGCAAGTTTTAAGAATTAGAATTAAATTCTACGCATTTTTGCTATTATTAGTGCTCTTTGTCCACCGCGTGTTGAGGCAGTCTACTAGTTTGTAAACAAGTTATTAATTATGCATGCGGCACTGTTGCAACTAGATAATGAGCTTACCACGGATTTTTACTAAAGTTATTTGCAGTCTACAGTCTGCAATATGTAGGCAACATTACAACTATTTTACCTAATCTTTCGTCTTAACTTTAATTGAAAACAGCTTAATCATCCTCATTGAGTGTGGATGACACACATATTTCTATTTGAATAGAAAAGTAACTATTGCACCATTAGCtctgaaaaattaaacttcagTTGTATCTTCACGttaaaaataaaccaaaaaaaaatctttttcatcTTATCATTTTCTGCATGTAAAGCAACATAAATAAGAGACACTTATGGGTTAACATAAGATATGTTCACAGCATCCATTTTAGATTggatttcattgtttttaacCTACTTTTATGTAGTTCATCAAGCTTATGATACATGCAATGTGTGTTTGCAGTTCTGGAAaccatttattttcttttggttATCTTTTGAATGAAGTTGCTCGATTAACCGATCTTTGTAGAGCAATTGTAATATTATTGCGGAAGCTCTGAATCTTATCGGTTCGCTTTATAATACGTTTGATAACTTGTGACGTAAAATAACAGTTGCAAGTTATACTATGTGTAACATGCAAAATTGGTCATGATcgtagttaatttatttaacacagaTACCAAATGTCAAGTGGAATGCGTGGAACGCGAGTGCTTGGAGAAACAGCGACTGCTACGTAATTGACAtctgattgattttttgttgatttgttggttttgtcgagtgcttttcaattttaacattttctttcgctttGGTGTAACAAGGACTGAAATAGCTTctagttttgtgttaaaattgtttcatcATTCCGAGGCATAAGTGGTTTGAAGTGTGGCCAAGCTAATTCACTGACCGATAACAGCATGGTTGCCTCACCTTTTTAAGTACAATCTTCAAAACAACCTtcaaaagaaatcttttccTATTTGATTTTCCACATAAACTACATAGTTTTCTGAAACTTTGCCTAAATCTTTTGCCGATCCCAAAATGCATTCCAATTTGCTGTAAAGATCTTCGCATCATCAATTAAATACAACAGTCGATTGAATTGACGATTCAAAGGCTTGCGTAGCATAAATTTCCTGAAAATAACTCCAAGAatgaaaacattgttttttgttttcgatttgttgattttaagaGCACTTTCCTTAttcgaaatttataaaaattatcaattgaaGCATCTTGTAAACAATGTATTGAATCgaataaatgaaacaatttcggaaatattgagAGCTCTGGTTTAATAGGTaggcaaaaacattttcacaaaaaaatctaatgagACAATGAAAACCGTTTGACGTTTGTTGATTGCGGATGTGAATGCGTACGAGCAGTGTATTTTTAGATTGACGAATTTTCAGGattgaattatgaattaaaagttgtgacgaattaatggaaaattattaatttagatACTTTGCCTACTgtattatcaaattaattaaatttttctttaaaaaaagacAAGAACGGAATTAGTTCTGTACGGAAACaaatcactcaaacacaaagcaAAATTCACGATTTAACGGCCAAATTAGGGCTTATTATATACGAACACATCTGAAACCTATAAAATTTAGATgactttgaaacaattttaacacaaaactagAAGCTGTTTCAGTCCTTGTTACACCAaagcgaaagaaaatattaaaattgaaaagcactcgacaaaaccaacaaatcaacaaaaaatcaatcagaTGTCAATTGCGTAGCAGTCGCTGTTTCTCCACGCACTCGCGTTCCACGCATTCCACATGACATTTGGTAtctgtgttaaataaattaactacgATCATGACCAATTTTGCATGTTACAAATAGTATCTCAAGATTATATCGGTTTTTTGATGGTACCGCAAATCATTTAAAGCGGGTCAATTTTTCCTGTGCCACTTAATCTTATTGCATTTTTGCTGACTTTTTGCCAGCGTCTACGTACATTTTCGACCAAAATTTCTGTCGATTTTCCACCAAAACCGCGCATACATATATTCaccattttctatttaaatgcACAATTTTCATTACAGCAAACATAATAGCTTTAAGTCATGGCTCGGCAATTGGATGGCTCAGCCCTGCCCTACCGATTTTACAATCAAAAAATTCTCCACTTGAAACTGGAGCAGCCACTTTAAGTGAATCTTCATGGTAGGTTTTATTAGTTcagtaaatatttgaattttgcgTTCATCCACTAATCGTTCCAAGTCTACTTTTAGACTTTTGCTTAAAAATTTACGAAGTTTAGAAGTTGAATTCGCAAGTTCACgttcaaataaaaccattttcaaaaaaaacttcctAATTTTCGTCCTTTCGTTACCGCCCTGCTACAATGTTTTATTCTATCAACAATCTTATGATTTACAACTTCTTTTGTCATTTAtcttaaatcttttacttcatttctatCAACCTTTTAAcagaattgaaaatattaaactgAAAGAAATCTTAAATTTAGGATCGGATCATCGTTTTCCATTGGATCAATTTTAGGTAACTGCATATTCGCATTGATGGCTTACTATATTGGCCGGAAAAAGACAATGTGTTGCCTAGCCTTTCCGAATttggtaaattaaatttgaaggaAATTACCTCTTTTTTGTTACACCCTGTGTCTTTCAGATATTCTGGTTATTCGTTATGTTTGGAAATCGTGTCTATCATCTGTACATTGGCAGAATATTAGCTGGTATGACCGGTGGTGGTATGTACGTTTGTATTCCTCTGTTCGTCGCAGAAATCGCCCATTCAAGGTTAGTTTTGTATGACTGATCCCCAAAGTACAGTTTTAATAATTGAGCTCATTATGCAGTATTAGGGGCTCGTTAGGAAGTTTAATGATGGTGATTTGCTGCACTGGCATATTACTCGGTTATACCGCTGGAGCATTCATCAGTTATCAAATTATACCATATGTGTTTATAGCATTGCCCATTATTTTTCTGGCTACATTCATCTTCTTCCCAGAGACGCCACAGTTTCTGCTAATAAAGAACGATTTTTTGGTACGTAAATCCCATTTGAATAGGTATGAAGTGCATTGTTAAAAGTcttccaattttcttttagtcGGCCGAAAAATCTCTCCGTTTTTATGTCAACAATCAGAGTACTTCGAAGCAGAATTCGGCCTTAATTCAGTCAGAGCttgaaaacattcaaaattttataacaaaagaGCGGGAAGAAAAGCTCACgcgaaacattttcaatattttgtgtaAGATTTCGTACCAGATGAGTTTATACAGACTGTttcgcttcagctgttttactaGTGGAAGTTTCAACTGAGTAATTCTATTTAGAGTCTCATTTACGGTTCCCAAATGGTAACACCGCTGAAACAAAACGCTGTTCGAACTGCCCACTCTATGTAAATTATAAATGTATTAACATCTTCCAGTCACAGCAGCAGCTATAAAAGCGATAGTAATAGGCCTCTGTCTTACTGTTGTTAGCTTATGTAGTGGATGTTTTGTCATGATCAGCTATGCCGCAACAATATTTCGTGACTCGGGATCAGGTAAATTTAGCGCCTTGTTAAGCACAACGTGacgttttaaatgaaacaatctATTCAAAATCATAGACCTTGATCCCAACTCGTGTACAATGATTGTTGGTGTCATCCAAGTGCTGGGAGTTTATACATCGTCAATATTAGTGGATCGCATCGGTCGTAAAATCCTATTAATTGCATCGGCTTCGGGTGCTTCACTATCGTTAGCTGCTTTGGGAACGTTTTCTTACTTAAGTACTCATGACATAGACTTGACCCGGTTCAATTGGATACCATTGCTGGCGTTTTCGGTGTATGTTTTCGTAACTAGCATTGGAATAGTGTAAGTTAGTTAGAGTACCATTATAGGcgaagaaactaatttttttgtgatttttttattgaacaacAGACCATTGCCATTTATTGTTCTTGCAGAAATCATTCCACATAAggtaatgaatgaaaatgatttacgGAACAAATGATGATTCAAGATTTCCCTTTTTCAGATTCGTGATGTGGGAACGACAATCTGTATGACATCGATAAGCGCTTTTGCATTTATcacaatgaaaacatttccGCCATTAGTTAGCACGTTGGGACTGTACTCTGTTATGTACATGTATTGCGGCGTTTGTGTATTCGGCGTTATTTTCGGTGTGTTTATATTGACAGAGACCaaaggaaaaaatttgaataaattagacgaaaattaattcgaattgttgtttatatttattaattgtcctgaaatttcgacgacatgagtaAAGGTggcttcctgaagaaacggtgacttactgaaaaaaacaacgagaagaaatggtgacttcctgaagaaacgacgagaagaaccGGCCACTAgtcgatgcgagaaaaaaaaaaaattaactcctaagttaccgataccgttccggcgcccggctcgcattgcggccctcagCTTctctccggggcaatgggccgaatcgctcggcgtgttaaaacgctgtttatgtacaatgaaaattcgtgaaatgaTTACTTCCTTATGG
Encoded here:
- the LOC119076338 gene encoding facilitated trehalose transporter Tret1-like produces the protein MAVATSVPDSTSEIKFERVKFQYLAVLCANIIALSHGSAIGWLSPALPILQSKNSPLETGAATLSESSWIGSSFSIGSILGNCIFALMAYYIGRKKTMCCLAFPNLIFWLFVMFGNRVYHLYIGRILAGMTGGGMYVCIPLFVAEIAHSSIRGSLGSLMMVICCTGILLGYTAGAFISYQIIPYVFIALPIIFLATFIFFPETPQFLLIKNDFLSAEKSLRFYVNNQSTSKQNSALIQSELENIQNFITKEREEKLTRNIFNILFTAAAIKAIVIGLCLTVVSLCSGCFVMISYAATIFRDSGSDLDPNSCTMIVGVIQVLGVYTSSILVDRIGRKILLIASASGASLSLAALGTFSYLSTHDIDLTRFNWIPLLAFSVYVFVTSIGIVPLPFIVLAEIIPHKIRDVGTTICMTSISAFAFITMKTFPPLVSTLGLYSVMYMYCGVCVFGVIFGVFILTETKGKNLNKLDEN